A window of Rufibacter sp. LB8 contains these coding sequences:
- a CDS encoding agmatinase family protein, with protein sequence MSQHPMKSMCDSKRTKIDSFDQNGVGEIGSGLFGLPFTEEESEVVVFPIPWEVTVSYNAGTADGPAAVRDASPQLDLFDPELPNAWHLGIHMPQIPEQWEQESTRLREKSEAYINWLENGQPEGENHEAIVAEINQKGEELLQWSKQETLKYLEQGKLVGVLGGDHSTPLGFMHALAEKHEEYGILQVDAHADLRNAYEGFTYSHASIMFNALKLPQVKKLVQVGIRDLCNAEAELVNQSNGRITTFYDSSIKAKQYEGGSWRKQCKKIIAQLPQKVYISFDIDGLDPKLCPGTGTPVPGGFEFEEAVYLIKALVKSGREIIGFDLCEVAPGESEWNGNVGARLLYKLCYWMAVSQKRLETTH encoded by the coding sequence ATGAGCCAGCATCCTATGAAATCTATGTGCGACTCCAAGCGCACCAAAATTGACTCTTTTGACCAAAACGGGGTAGGCGAGATTGGCAGCGGCCTGTTTGGGTTGCCTTTCACCGAGGAGGAATCTGAAGTGGTGGTGTTCCCCATTCCGTGGGAGGTGACCGTTTCATACAACGCCGGCACCGCCGACGGTCCGGCCGCCGTGCGCGACGCCTCACCGCAACTTGATCTCTTTGACCCTGAACTACCCAACGCCTGGCACCTGGGAATTCACATGCCGCAGATTCCGGAACAGTGGGAGCAGGAAAGCACGCGCCTACGTGAAAAGTCTGAAGCCTATATCAACTGGCTGGAAAATGGGCAACCAGAAGGCGAAAACCATGAAGCCATTGTAGCCGAAATCAACCAGAAAGGCGAGGAACTGCTGCAATGGTCTAAGCAAGAAACGCTTAAGTACCTGGAGCAAGGTAAACTGGTAGGTGTTTTGGGCGGCGACCACAGCACGCCCCTCGGGTTTATGCACGCCCTGGCTGAAAAGCATGAAGAATACGGGATTCTGCAGGTAGATGCCCACGCAGATTTGCGAAACGCCTATGAAGGCTTCACCTATTCGCACGCTTCCATCATGTTCAATGCCTTGAAGTTGCCGCAGGTCAAGAAATTGGTGCAGGTGGGCATACGTGATTTGTGTAACGCCGAAGCAGAACTGGTGAACCAGTCAAATGGGCGCATCACCACGTTTTATGACAGCTCTATTAAGGCCAAGCAGTATGAAGGCGGCTCCTGGCGGAAGCAATGCAAAAAAATCATCGCCCAGCTGCCGCAGAAGGTGTACATCAGTTTTGACATTGACGGCCTTGACCCCAAGCTTTGCCCCGGCACTGGAACGCCGGTACCGGGCGGTTTTGAGTTTGAAGAGGCAGTGTACCTGATCAAGGCGCTGGTAAAATCGGGCCGCGAGATCATTGGGTTTGACCTGTGCGAAGTGGCCCCCGGCGAAAGCGAGTGGAACGGCAACGTGGGCGCCCGGCTGCTGTACAAACTCTGCTACTGGATGGCCGTATCTCAGAAAAGATTAGAGACAACTCACTAA
- a CDS encoding phage holin family protein, with protein sequence MGFIIKIIITGIVALVLAQFFPGVHLDGISSGILLALVLALLNAFVRPVLVFLTIPVTFLTLGLFLLVINAIILYLADFLLDGFSVDGIITAILFSLVLSIVTSIIDMVRG encoded by the coding sequence ATGGGCTTCATCATTAAAATCATTATCACCGGCATTGTCGCGCTGGTGCTGGCACAGTTCTTCCCGGGAGTGCACCTGGATGGCATAAGCAGCGGCATTTTGCTGGCTTTGGTGCTGGCCCTGCTGAACGCCTTTGTGCGGCCTGTTTTGGTGTTCTTAACCATTCCGGTGACCTTTCTGACCTTGGGCTTATTCCTGCTGGTGATCAACGCCATCATTCTGTACCTGGCAGATTTCCTTTTAGATGGGTTCTCCGTGGATGGCATCATCACTGCCATTCTCTTCAGCTTGGTGTTATCAATTGTCACCTCCATCATTGACATGGTGAGAGGGTAA
- the recQ gene encoding DNA helicase RecQ yields the protein MGVREAREVLKLYFGYDQFRPGQEEIISNVLAKKDTVVLMPTGGGKSVCYQVPGLVMPGISVVVSPLIALMKDQVEALQGNGVNAAFLNSSQTSKEQQLIEQQCYDGRLKMLYVSPEKLLSPGFFSFLKQLQINLFAIDEAHCISAWGHDFRPEYLQLKNLKLQFPEIPVIALTATADRLTQKDIHTQLYLQDPKVFVSSFDRPNIYLQVQPGQKRMEAILDFLEERPFQPGIIYCLSRKATESLAAKLKEKSYNADYYHAGLSSKERDRVQEKFLQDNIMIMCATIAFGMGIDKSNVRWVIHYNLPKNLESYYQEIGRAGRDGASAEALLFHSLADVMTLRDIISQGDNSKEQTLSLAKLDRMLQYAESTSCRRKTLMHYFGEPFDQNCGNCDICENPPTSFNGTELAQKILSAVARTKETIPAAQVVDILRGSRNQQSLARGYDQLKTFGAGRDVPATDWQRYIHQLINQGLLEVAYDEHAALKLNKASQEVLFNGKPVELVKFQPIDPKEEKEKRSKGKSRNQMEVALFDHLRQLRKDLAQERGIPPYLVFNDNTLQEIAEMRPTNRPAFLSISGVAQAKYEQYGELFINAILGFLGKQSEQQQARMKGTTHLVTYEMLRQGLTPEEISAQRQIQVATVYSHLATLYQQGYELDLKPYLSDWEYDKIHQAIQQIGQTITMKPIFDLLEGEIDYLKIRLAIGRYHRETQQA from the coding sequence ATGGGAGTTAGGGAAGCCAGGGAGGTGTTGAAGCTGTATTTTGGGTATGACCAGTTCAGGCCGGGGCAGGAGGAAATCATTTCCAATGTGCTGGCCAAGAAAGACACGGTGGTGCTCATGCCCACGGGCGGCGGGAAATCTGTGTGCTACCAGGTGCCCGGTTTGGTCATGCCCGGCATCAGCGTGGTGGTGTCGCCGTTGATTGCCCTCATGAAAGACCAGGTGGAAGCCCTGCAAGGAAACGGCGTGAACGCGGCTTTCCTGAACAGTTCCCAAACCTCCAAAGAGCAGCAGTTGATTGAGCAGCAGTGCTATGACGGGCGTTTGAAAATGCTCTACGTGTCCCCTGAAAAACTGCTTTCCCCGGGCTTTTTCTCCTTTCTGAAACAACTGCAGATTAATTTATTCGCCATTGATGAGGCGCACTGTATTTCGGCCTGGGGCCATGATTTCAGGCCAGAATACCTGCAATTGAAAAACCTTAAGCTGCAATTCCCAGAGATACCTGTCATTGCCTTGACAGCCACCGCTGATCGCCTGACTCAGAAAGACATTCATACGCAGCTGTATTTACAAGACCCCAAAGTCTTCGTTTCGTCTTTTGACCGGCCCAATATCTACCTGCAGGTGCAGCCGGGCCAGAAGCGCATGGAAGCCATTTTAGACTTTCTGGAAGAGCGCCCTTTTCAGCCCGGCATTATCTATTGCCTCAGCAGGAAAGCGACGGAATCATTGGCGGCAAAACTGAAGGAAAAAAGCTATAACGCCGATTACTACCATGCGGGCCTTTCTTCTAAGGAGCGGGACAGGGTGCAGGAGAAGTTCCTGCAAGACAACATCATGATCATGTGCGCTACCATCGCCTTCGGTATGGGCATTGATAAGTCTAACGTGCGCTGGGTGATCCATTACAACTTGCCCAAAAACCTGGAAAGCTATTACCAGGAAATTGGCCGGGCCGGCCGTGACGGTGCTTCTGCTGAGGCCTTGCTTTTCCACAGTCTGGCCGATGTGATGACCCTGCGGGATATTATCTCCCAAGGCGATAATAGCAAGGAGCAGACCTTGTCTTTGGCCAAACTGGACCGCATGCTGCAATACGCTGAGAGCACCAGCTGCCGACGCAAGACCTTGATGCACTATTTTGGTGAGCCATTTGACCAGAACTGCGGCAACTGCGACATCTGCGAAAATCCCCCTACCTCTTTCAACGGCACTGAGCTGGCCCAGAAAATACTATCGGCGGTAGCCAGAACCAAAGAAACCATTCCGGCCGCGCAGGTGGTGGACATTTTACGCGGTTCCAGAAACCAGCAAAGTTTGGCCAGAGGCTATGACCAACTCAAAACGTTTGGCGCTGGCAGAGACGTACCCGCCACCGACTGGCAACGCTATATCCACCAACTCATAAACCAAGGCTTGCTAGAAGTAGCCTATGATGAACACGCGGCACTTAAACTGAACAAAGCCAGCCAGGAGGTGCTGTTCAACGGCAAACCGGTGGAGTTGGTGAAATTCCAACCCATTGACCCCAAAGAAGAGAAAGAAAAACGCAGCAAAGGCAAATCTAGAAACCAGATGGAAGTGGCCCTGTTTGACCATCTTCGCCAGCTAAGGAAAGATTTGGCCCAGGAGCGCGGCATTCCGCCGTACCTGGTGTTCAATGACAACACGCTGCAGGAAATTGCGGAGATGCGCCCAACCAACCGGCCCGCTTTTCTTTCCATTTCCGGGGTGGCGCAAGCCAAGTATGAACAATACGGCGAACTGTTCATCAATGCCATCTTAGGTTTCCTGGGTAAACAAAGCGAACAGCAGCAGGCCCGTATGAAAGGAACCACGCATTTGGTCACCTATGAAATGCTCCGCCAAGGGCTAACCCCTGAAGAAATATCCGCGCAGCGTCAGATTCAGGTGGCCACAGTGTATTCGCATCTGGCTACGTTGTACCAGCAAGGCTACGAGTTGGACCTGAAGCCCTATCTTTCTGATTGGGAATATGACAAAATACACCAGGCCATTCAACAGATAGGACAAACCATCACCATGAAACCTATCTTTGATTTACTGGAAGGGGAGATTGACTACCTTAAAATCAGGTTGGCCATTGGCCGCTACCACCGTGAAACCCAGCAAGCATAA
- a CDS encoding S8 family serine peptidase has translation MKSRTFKKAVSFFALASVFTLAGCQKDEILEETAVAPIEPTPTASTVDGKYLVVFKDGGQSVRDRVMGKHGITTERVKDFISGTSGGFSGSLTIDQLNALKADENVAFIEPEQAVMLGKSKTNSTPSSTTTTTTTTTTTSTQTIPWGVARVGYGDGTGKTVWVIDSGVDTKHPDLNVDVTRSKSFISGDASVEDGYGHGTGVAGIIGAKNNNIGVVGVAANATIVALRVFDNTGYGTLTRIYSALNYAYQNGKAGDVVNMSLRVNASSLLDDLVKKVAAKGMYVVVASGNSYIDCKNDSPARVVASNVFVVSNMDVNGIFSKSSNYGQSVNFAAPGTNIKTTWKAGGYTTGNGTSYAAPHVAGILALNGGRVNNQGLVAGDPDGKADPIALR, from the coding sequence ATGAAATCACGAACGTTTAAGAAAGCAGTGTCATTTTTTGCCTTGGCTTCCGTGTTTACTTTGGCCGGTTGCCAGAAAGACGAAATTTTAGAAGAGACGGCAGTTGCCCCTATTGAACCTACCCCCACGGCCTCTACCGTAGACGGCAAGTACCTGGTAGTCTTTAAAGATGGCGGTCAATCTGTGAGAGACCGCGTAATGGGCAAGCATGGCATTACTACTGAACGTGTAAAAGATTTCATCAGCGGCACTTCCGGCGGCTTCTCCGGTTCTTTAACTATAGACCAGTTAAACGCCCTTAAAGCTGACGAGAATGTGGCCTTTATTGAGCCAGAGCAAGCTGTAATGCTTGGCAAATCAAAAACTAACTCTACTCCTTCTTCCACCACCACAACTACTACCACAACCACCACTACTTCTACCCAAACCATTCCTTGGGGCGTGGCCCGCGTGGGTTACGGTGACGGAACCGGCAAAACTGTTTGGGTGATTGACTCAGGTGTTGACACCAAACACCCAGACTTGAACGTAGATGTAACACGCAGCAAATCCTTTATTTCCGGTGATGCCTCTGTAGAGGACGGTTACGGACACGGAACTGGGGTAGCCGGTATCATTGGCGCGAAGAACAACAACATTGGCGTGGTAGGTGTTGCCGCTAACGCAACCATAGTGGCCTTAAGAGTATTTGACAACACCGGTTACGGTACCTTGACCAGAATTTACTCTGCCTTGAATTACGCTTACCAAAACGGCAAAGCCGGTGATGTGGTGAACATGAGCCTTAGAGTAAATGCTTCTTCTCTGTTAGATGACCTGGTGAAGAAAGTAGCCGCCAAAGGAATGTACGTAGTAGTTGCTTCCGGTAACAGCTACATTGACTGCAAAAATGATTCTCCGGCCCGCGTGGTTGCTTCAAATGTGTTTGTGGTATCTAACATGGATGTGAACGGTATCTTCAGCAAAAGCTCTAACTACGGTCAGTCTGTGAACTTCGCTGCCCCGGGAACCAACATAAAAACCACCTGGAAAGCGGGAGGTTACACTACCGGAAACGGAACATCATATGCCGCGCCGCACGTTGCCGGTATCTTAGCCCTGAACGGTGGCCGCGTAAACAACCAAGGTTTAGTTGCTGGTGACCCAGATGGCAAAGCAGATCCAATCGCGTTGAGATAA
- a CDS encoding LexA family transcriptional regulator, whose protein sequence is MLSTNLKYLRKQQNLTQVQLAEKLEIKRSLIGAYEEGRAEPKLATLQRMAQVFQVSVDQLISPDLPNAFKSGSANNRSNVKVLSITVDSQDRENIELVPYKASAGYLNGYADPEFMEELPKFRLPMIQSPGTYRAFEIKGDSMLPIPSGTVIVGRYVEDWQEIKDGTPCIVVSLQEGIVFKRIYQQQRSSALRLHSDNPSYEPYVVKLEDVVELWEAKAYISTTFPLAEISLDKLTSLVLDLQQEVQKLKTVK, encoded by the coding sequence ATGCTAAGTACTAACTTAAAATATCTTAGAAAGCAGCAGAACCTCACCCAGGTGCAGTTGGCTGAGAAATTGGAGATAAAGAGATCACTTATTGGCGCCTATGAAGAAGGCCGGGCTGAGCCCAAGTTGGCCACGCTGCAGCGAATGGCGCAGGTTTTCCAGGTCTCGGTGGATCAATTGATAAGCCCAGACTTGCCCAATGCCTTTAAAAGCGGCAGTGCCAATAACAGGTCAAATGTGAAGGTGCTCTCTATTACCGTAGACAGCCAGGACCGCGAAAATATTGAACTGGTGCCGTACAAAGCCAGCGCCGGTTACCTGAACGGGTACGCTGACCCTGAATTCATGGAGGAATTGCCCAAGTTCAGGTTGCCTATGATCCAGAGCCCCGGTACGTACCGCGCGTTTGAGATAAAGGGAGATTCCATGTTGCCAATTCCTTCAGGAACGGTGATTGTGGGGCGTTATGTAGAGGACTGGCAGGAAATCAAAGACGGTACGCCCTGCATTGTGGTGAGTCTGCAGGAAGGCATTGTGTTCAAGCGGATTTACCAGCAGCAGCGCTCATCGGCTTTACGTTTGCACTCAGACAACCCCAGCTATGAACCCTATGTAGTGAAACTGGAAGACGTGGTAGAACTTTGGGAGGCGAAGGCTTACATCAGTACCACGTTCCCCCTGGCAGAGATTTCATTGGATAAGTTGACGTCACTGGTTTTGGACCTGCAGCAGGAAGTACAGAAGTTGAAGACCGTGAAATAA
- a CDS encoding pirin-like bicupin family protein: MIKIIPAAERHHASHGWLNSYFLFSFADYYAHDNLQWGPLRVFNDDYISGKSGFPEHPHSEMEIVTIVLEGAVAHQDSMGNKALVKAGEVQRMTTGTGVKHSETNESDEELHLYQLWFLPNKKGLTPSYEQKTIDFLKEKNELIPLVSGQKVLEDVVFINSNSTIYYANLEDGKEIDFKTFPIRKGLLYVTSGELFVNGMQVQKNDQVRSADVDAIRIKAAGDSSFILIDLPGSEANY; encoded by the coding sequence ATGATTAAAATAATCCCAGCCGCTGAGCGGCACCATGCTTCACACGGGTGGCTTAATTCATACTTCCTTTTCTCGTTCGCAGATTATTACGCGCATGACAACCTGCAATGGGGACCTTTGCGTGTGTTCAATGATGACTACATTTCGGGCAAGAGTGGCTTTCCGGAGCACCCGCATTCTGAGATGGAGATTGTGACCATTGTGTTGGAAGGCGCCGTGGCGCACCAAGACAGCATGGGCAACAAAGCCTTGGTAAAGGCAGGGGAGGTGCAGCGCATGACCACCGGAACCGGCGTGAAACACTCAGAAACCAATGAATCTGACGAGGAACTCCACCTGTACCAGCTTTGGTTTTTGCCGAATAAAAAAGGTTTAACGCCCAGCTATGAGCAGAAAACCATTGATTTCCTGAAAGAGAAAAACGAGTTGATTCCGTTGGTGTCTGGGCAGAAAGTGCTGGAAGACGTGGTGTTCATCAATTCCAACTCCACCATTTACTATGCCAATCTGGAAGACGGCAAAGAGATTGACTTCAAAACCTTCCCCATCAGAAAAGGGTTGCTATACGTTACGTCCGGTGAGTTGTTTGTAAACGGCATGCAAGTCCAGAAAAACGATCAGGTTCGGTCTGCGGATGTAGACGCCATCAGAATTAAAGCCGCCGGAGACAGCTCCTTTATTTTAATAGACTTACCTGGTTCAGAAGCCAATTACTAA
- a CDS encoding zinc dependent phospholipase C family protein — MVFNPRVLSKVMLVVSLVWFVPGKAEAYGVLTHQAIIDVSWEKSLVPVLKRKFPKATEEELREAHAHAYGGAIIQDMGYYPFGNVFFTDLTHYVRSGDFINALLSEAQNLNEYAFGLGALAHYYADNYGHPIGTNRAVPMMYPETKAQHGNSVSYEEDPVAHIKMEFGFDVLQVARGNYASQQYRDFIGFEVSTESLERAFKKTYGLELKSLFVNLGLTVGSFRYSVSTLFPNLTKAAWNLKSDDIRKAIPSATKQKFIYRIKKTEYHKQFGREYQKPNFFQRVLSWILGILPKFGPNKALAFKPPSPQAEKVFMESFNVTIEKYALGLTTLSKDSITLKNTALDTGDATKNGTYKKADETYAELLKRLVKEQPSEVPAQLRRNILSFYNGAKAPKMEDKEDAKDWEKTLENLEKFKAGK, encoded by the coding sequence ATGGTGTTCAATCCCAGGGTGCTTTCAAAGGTAATGCTGGTGGTTTCACTGGTTTGGTTTGTGCCAGGCAAAGCGGAGGCCTACGGCGTGCTCACTCACCAGGCCATTATAGATGTCTCCTGGGAAAAATCATTGGTACCTGTGCTAAAGCGGAAATTCCCCAAGGCTACAGAAGAGGAACTTAGGGAGGCGCACGCGCACGCATACGGCGGGGCCATCATACAGGACATGGGGTATTATCCCTTCGGGAATGTGTTTTTCACAGACCTCACCCATTACGTGCGCAGCGGCGATTTCATAAATGCCCTGCTTTCTGAGGCGCAGAACCTGAACGAATACGCCTTTGGCCTGGGCGCGCTGGCCCATTACTACGCCGACAACTACGGGCATCCTATTGGCACTAACCGCGCCGTGCCCATGATGTACCCCGAAACCAAAGCCCAGCACGGCAATTCAGTAAGTTACGAGGAAGACCCCGTAGCGCACATCAAAATGGAATTTGGCTTTGACGTGCTGCAGGTGGCCCGCGGAAATTATGCCTCCCAACAGTACCGTGATTTCATTGGGTTTGAGGTGAGTACTGAATCATTGGAGCGGGCTTTTAAGAAAACGTACGGGCTTGAATTGAAAAGTCTTTTTGTGAACTTGGGTCTTACGGTGGGGTCGTTCCGGTACTCGGTAAGCACGCTTTTTCCTAACCTCACCAAGGCCGCCTGGAACCTGAAGTCTGATGACATAAGAAAAGCCATTCCCAGCGCCACCAAGCAGAAATTCATTTACCGCATCAAGAAAACTGAATACCACAAACAGTTTGGCCGCGAATACCAGAAGCCTAATTTCTTCCAGCGGGTGCTGAGTTGGATTCTAGGCATCTTACCAAAATTTGGCCCGAACAAAGCATTGGCCTTCAAGCCACCTTCGCCGCAGGCCGAAAAGGTCTTCATGGAAAGTTTCAACGTGACCATTGAGAAATACGCGCTGGGCCTCACCACCTTATCCAAAGACTCCATCACCCTCAAAAATACCGCCCTGGACACCGGCGACGCCACCAAAAACGGCACCTACAAAAAAGCCGATGAAACCTACGCCGAGCTCCTGAAGCGCCTTGTAAAAGAACAGCCAAGTGAAGTGCCCGCCCAACTTAGACGCAATATTCTGTCTTTTTATAACGGCGCGAAAGCCCCCAAAATGGAGGACAAAGAAGACGCCAAAGACTGGGAGAAAACCCTGGAGAACCTGGAGAAGTTTAAAGCCGGTAAATAG